The DNA sequence CTggtcattgaaattttaataccaatgtaactttactcaaaacgtCAATCCTTTATTGTACCATCATTCACGCAAAATGAACGGCCCCTACAATGGTGTTTTGTCTATGAGACACAGCATGGGCACCCTGCATTGTTTTTGATAAACAAACTGCAAGATATCTGATGCACTAGCGATACCGCTGTTGGCTAATCACTTGCCGATATAGGGATATTCCCAGCTGTTTCcctatgtaccggtatataggGACTTCGATGTTCCAACTTTTATTGCGCCAGCAATAAGACTTAAGATGTGTTATAATCCAAGAATATTTATCCTAAAATATTTTCTCACAGCTGCCCCATGATCTCCAGTATAGAGTTCATAAGGTAATGGAAGAAGAAAATATTGCTGCAAGGGAAGACAACGAAGAGACACAACTTTACTTACCAAATGATGAGAGAAATGCAAATCTTGCAAGCCGCGTGTATGACAGAGTTTCAACAGCTGTTATAACTAAAGCCATGAGAAtgagagaagaagaagaaaatacaGAAAGGGTAACGAGCCCTGTCAAATACACAGACACTAAAGAAAGAGGAACTCAAACTATACAACCTTTCCAGGGATCTCTTTCTGccaaaacaaaaaagaatatGATGAATGGATACAGTGACAAAGGAAGCCAAATTACTTTGGGAAAGGAAAGCCTAGAGAATGTTTCAGGTGCTGGTCAATCAGATGAAGTAGCTGCTTCACAAAACCTAATGGATTCTGAAACTGCTGATCTCATTGACTTTTCTTCAACTGCATCAGTATGTCTTGCTGAAAATGATGTTGAAAATGAACAATCAAAAACTCAAAGTGATAATCAGTTTGTTGATCAGAGTAGCAGTTCGATGCTACAGTCATCCAATAGTTCTTCTGTAGGATCATCTCGTAGAAACAGCTTTGACAATGATATGGATCAAGTGTCTGTAACCTCTAATGTACAGGTAAATAGATCAACCTCTGAAGAGTCAGTAAGTATTGGAGAAgcttacaaaacaaaatcaacaaagCAGAAAGCAGGGACTCACAGTAGTCGTGAGATTGAGTATGGTCCAGATTTACAGCAACTGTGTGCTCATCCAGTTTCACCTCATTTAAAGCAGCCAAATACATTACGTGTAAAACGTGGTGTCAATTCAAGTTTAACTTTCAGTAAGAATCGTGGTCCTATTAAGCCTGGCACAAGGGCATTACATAGCTACAGTAATGTTAGTGTGCCTCAAGCAACAACTCCACCCTCCTCTCCAGCTCATTTTACAAACACAGGCTTTGACTAAGATAAGAAATACCTGTATGTGAGGTGTAATTTGTCATGTGAAGaacattttttacattcataTTCCATTGTCCAACATAAGTGCATTGTGAAGATTTCTTAATCTACTGAAAGACAAGCAACGCAAGTTGATGTTGTCTGTGGAAGTGAAAGggccaatagctgtaacttttgatgacatcaattttttcattatttgtgaCCCCTGTGTGCCAATCAATGTCAATTCTCCATCAGTTTGTGTGCATTTCAGTctgtccatccgtccatccatgtGTCTATTGTTCATCTGCTGACCATATTTGAGAAgctcaaaactcaaaatttaTTGCACCAAATGTGACCAGCTTTGGTATGAGGAAACTTTGGATTATCTAAAACTGGGTGGAATCTCACAgattaagaaaaaaattacacaatgaGTTTCCATAAATTTCATAAATGTTCCATTAATGACAAAGTTATTTCTATGATAAATTGCATAATATGTTGGTGGGACAATGTCttcaatatttgttcaaattggcaTAGaagttgcatatttgcatttttgagaatttgttttgatcatttttagctactttagtctatagaagctattggtatgggtatccgtccggcaccctcttcagtctgtatgtatgtatgtatgtatgtatgtatgtatgtatgtatgtccatttgtggacgtccgtccactcaaaccgcagtacttactgatttgatatttgttgtgtagatgaaaaatatgattttgagaaactattttttttttaatttttgatattgttgaaaatatgcaaattagcaccaaaaaaaaggtgtttttggtaaaaaatcttcttcataaccactggtcagacagatttgttatttggtatacaggtccctcgGGATAactcaacttagatttgttcaaattgtgatgaaatatgcaaatctgtatttttaaggaatttctttgccatttatatttatttcatcaaaaccgcttgtctgacagctttgatatttggtatacaggttcctacagatgaagttaatatgatatattgaatatatgatgaaatctgcaattttgtagtttttgtgcaatttttatattttggtgtcaatttttgccattttaggtcaaaatatttgtttctcaaaagttactcatctgatagctttgatatttggtatacaggttcctaggggttgtcttagtgtgatatattgaaatttgatgaaatcttcaatttttatattttggggtcaatttttgccatttttggtcaaaatatttgtttctcaaaagttactcatctgatagctttgatatttggtatacaggttcctaggctttatcttaatgtaatatattgaaatgatgatgaaatcatcaattttgtatttttgcagctaattttgccatttttggtcaggccatcctttaatgagctatcaaagatatccatcttcttcatcaatacatgtgtcacaaaaagttattctctacataacacagcagagctctgtcaactgttgggccgcttgtttttcaaaccgctagtcagacagctttaatatttggtttacatgtccctagatgaccttagtgagataatttcatagtCGACGTACTAGTACACAGTATACAGCTTGTCGGTTGACGTACTAGTACACAGTATACAGCTTGTCAGTTGACGTACTAGTACACAGTATACAGCTTGTCGGTTGACGTACTAGTACACAGTATACAGCTTGTCGGTTGACGTACTAGTACACAGTATACAGCTTGTCGGTTGACATACTAGTACACAGTATACAGCTTGTCGGTTGACGTACTAGTACACAGTATACAGCTTGTCGGTTGACATACTAGTACACAGTATACAGCTTGTCGGTTGACATACTAGTACACAGTATACAGCTTGTCGGTTGACATACTAGTACACAGTATACAGCTTGTCGGTTGACATACTAGTACACAGTATACAGCTTGTCGGTTGACATACTAGTACACAGTatacagcttgtcaactcatccTCTACATACGTagagtgcattgttattgttgataagtgaattctGATCTGGATTAGAATTCCAATGTGAACAATAAAGGTACATTCAATATGTATATACTCTGTGCTGACAAGCtcaatcctctttctaccaggctccatagacaaaccacagaaataaatacaacttggaGAAAGAGGATTTAATTTAATAATCAgtgtttcaaaatgctttgggAATATTCATATGCACATTTTTGGACAGACCAAAAAAATAGCAAGaactcatcaaaagttatagctattGGCCCTTCCAAAGATTTGTTGCCGTCTGATGTAGTGAGCACGAGTAGAAGATTCAAGGTTCTTTGTTTTTTCTACAAGAGTGGTCTCAACAACATTctgattttaactttttcaaattatgatgaaatcagcaatatatattttttagaaCGTTATTGTCAAGTAAGGTTTACATTTAAATAACAATTACATTTTGTACAGTTTTGTCAGCTCCCTTGTGTTATATCTCTTATAATAGCTTATTTGATAAAATGCAGCCAGTGTGCAATGTTATTCTTTtagatttctcaaaaactaaaataaaattcttgGTCCGAAAAAGGTGACTATGGGACCTGTGATTTTGCCCAAAGCATCagtggccaatgaaatgtatcAGTATGTTTAAGTTTGCAAATAACCTTCTGATTGTTAGCCatcaagaaattaaaataatacaaaaactCAATAAGTAACTCATTAATGTATTGTTTAACTCGTGGTATAAAAGATTAATGAATGACACAAGAACCAGTCAACCATTTTAGTAGCTGCATTGAAGGCTGCCAAAATATATGCTAAAACATATATTAGTAAAACTTTCTTCTCATATAACTGAAAGGCtatcagcaattttgaatttaagaGAAGAAATGGTAAGTCCTCTTATTTCACACATAGTGATCCAATTTGATGTGAAAGTGTTCATGGTTAGAGTGCTAGTAGCTTTGTGAACAGTATGCTCATTGGTCAACTAGCTTTGTAAACAGTATGCTCATTGGTCAACTAGCTTTGTAAACAGTATGCTCATTGGTCAACTAGCTTGTGAACAGTATGCTTGTTGGTCAACTTGCTTTGTAAACAGTATGCTTATTGGTAGACTTTCAAAAAATCATTATGTAACTCAATAGAACATTTAGCTTGTAATTTTGCATGTAGCCATGAGATTTTTTTGCCAGGTTTGGTAAATTGTATTCATTAaagtttctttttaattttcctttTAGGTTTCTAGTATTAGTGTTGTTAGATTCCACTTGCTATCTAAATGTGTATCTTTGCTTTGAATGAGTCATGGGTTTTGGACGGGTTACTGGTCACATGAGCATTTAAGTGAGAAAATAAAGATCAATTATCAAAAATTCTTGTTGCAGTTACATTTTGTTGGTAGATCCCTTGGGGTGCATGGAGTTTTTCAAAATACCATAAAATTGGCATACCGGGGTATatagattttgaaaataattttcttttctgaatTGTCAATAAGAAAGCTTTTAAGTCAAAGGGATTACCTCATTATTTATATGCACATTTAGGTTCAGCATTTCCCTTTCTTGGCTAAAATGACTTTTCCTTTCATTAAGTGCTTGTCATATATGGATGATATAAGTTTCTAAGGATTCCTTGAGTTGACTCTTAGAAAAGATGAAATTTGCACAGTGTCATGTAAAGTTTTACGATTTCTCATAATGACATCAATTTGACCAATGAAAGGGATTTTGGAGAGGTGTTAACAGGCCACTTTTAAGGGAAAGTCCACAAATCAAAGGTAGGTAGCTTTCCCGCTCAAATGTGAAGTTTTCGTCTTTGAAATACTGACTagtgataaaagaaatatgatatGATGCACTGTGTTATGTttgcagtgatttcaaagtgtaGAAGGAAAGCTGGGCGTGTCACTGGTAGCAATATTGAGGGGCAATGTTGTTAGCAGCAGATCAAGGTTTTTGTATTGCAATAGGAGGGTACTTGCTATCGTGATTTCAATGATGTATATACCAATGTTTTCCATCACTAAGGATGG is a window from the Ptychodera flava strain L36383 chromosome 11, AS_Pfla_20210202, whole genome shotgun sequence genome containing:
- the LOC139144546 gene encoding CAP-Gly domain-containing linker protein 1-like: MASIPAENRTSLASYEKCVLCGCSKDQYDELKKRVADSKNRITMMETDYLQSTLKAENDYATCKEELRVMKERYARLEESHAALQRTNQELEDKVLQVASKYEKEKQFLGKEMMTLTSRLVDVRCKLGEKEEENVRLKKDCELAVQLLQCAPSSNYLTHKVSSLPHDLQYRVHKVMEEENIAAREDNEETQLYLPNDERNANLASRVYDRVSTAVITKAMRMREEEENTERVTSPVKYTDTKERGTQTIQPFQGSLSAKTKKNMMNGYSDKGSQITLGKESLENVSGAGQSDEVAASQNLMDSETADLIDFSSTASVCLAENDVENEQSKTQSDNQFVDQSSSSMLQSSNSSSVGSSRRNSFDNDMDQVSVTSNVQVNRSTSEESVSIGEAYKTKSTKQKAGTHSSREIEYGPDLQQLCAHPVSPHLKQPNTLRVKRGVNSSLTFSKNRGPIKPGTRALHSYSNVSVPQATTPPSSPAHFTNTGFD